Genomic segment of Heliangelus exortis chromosome 7, bHelExo1.hap1, whole genome shotgun sequence:
aagaaaataaaatatacttatCAGTATCCATATCAACATgcccactaaagcatgtcctCAAGTGCCTCACCTACAcacttttaaatacttctgggGATGTcaattccaccacctccctgggctatctgttccagtgccttacgactcagtgaagaaattattcctaacatccagtctaaacctcccctggtgtaacttcagaccatttcctgTAGTCCTACCAtttattcacttgagagaagaggccaacacccacctccctacaactCTCCATAATTCAACCCAGGCTGCATGATCTCTTTGAAAGCACTGTCATGGTTCCTAACTagaggggaaggagggcagGGGGAGATTTATTTATGGAATGAATTTGGAGATAGTCAACTCCAGTCCAGGAGCAACTCCTCAGCATTTACTTACGCTGTTCTTTATATGGAGTTCCTCCATAAAAACAAGCCACTGACAGTTTCCTGGTGAGATTCTTGAAGTCTCTGGCTACCTGAGTGGCCAGTTCCCTGGTTGGAACAAgaaccagcacctgaagggagtgaaaagagacaaaaatgtAAGCTGTGTTTGAGAGAAGGTGCTAGGAGAAGCAGGATTACTTCATGTCAAACAGCTTGTACTCTCATTCTTATCCTACACTTGTTGCAGAGATGTTCACAGCTCCCCACCATCCCAGCAATATTTCCTGCCACCTGGAGCTTACACAACACACCCTCAGAGCCAGCAAGAAGAAACAAGACAAAGCATTACAAGATAACAGCGATgcataacaattttttttcttaagttaaTGCCAGATAATGTAGACACTTGGTAACATTACCAAGGACAATGAAGGTGCAGTTCAGCACTAAAACGCCACGAATGGCCCCTAAACAATTtggagcaaaaaaaatcctaaaagaTAAACCATATAATGCATTCTAGCCACATATCCTCCTTCTCCACCTACATGCCTTCCTCCAGGATCTATCCTTCCCCCCTTCAGTttccttaaaaatgaaacaataaaacaaagagCTGCACTCTACTCTAGAAATCTTTCAGACAGTAGGATTTTAAAACTTGCAACATCCTTAGagttaataaaatacaaaaattatgtAGGCAGCAAACCTGCAGACTGTAACAGTTTTTCATTCTAACGATAAATATGTACACTTAATTCGTGTGGCAATGTATCACAGGTATCTGGCTATTAATTCCACCTTGTGCATAAGTAGAAATGTAAACATCACTTACATCCATTAAGTTGAGTCTCCAGACATGAAGGAAGAATACAAAAACATGACCTGTCAGTTCTCACCACAGAATTTATAGTGAGGAACCACCTCAGTGAAGGTAGACTGACTCAACCACTACTTGAGAAGAAGGGGATTTGACCCCAAAGCCACACAATAAATTCCCAAGGACAGTGATCTGGAAGCCCACTAGCTACTTCTGCAGTGCCCTCACCCAAACAAAGGTGAGAAGGAGCCCTAAACATAAAACCTGTTCCCACAGCAATGCTCAAAAAACTTCTGCCACTCTGTAGCTCCTAAGCTGAGGAAAGTGCTCAGTATTTTAAACACCaataaaggggggaaaaaaaaaaaatcccagagaaGTCCCCAAAACAACTACAAAATCAATTCTGAAAACTGCCATACTCTAAGGTTTTGGTGTTAACCCTTAAGTGAGTTACTTTTGGTGCACGGCCTCTTCTCCCATCTTGTGAGACACTCTGAAGCTTTTCAGTCAGTGgaattgcaaaagaaaaggttttccCGGTTCCTGTTCGAGCCTGAGCAATTAGGTCTTTACCATCAAATATAGGCTGAAAGGTCTTCACTTGCACAGGGAACAGGTACTTTACACCTCGAGCtgtaaaataaaccaaagagaCTTTATTAAAAGGTGCTGATTCTACTGCAAGATGAACAAACAATCAGAAGGCTATATAATGACCCCAAATATGTAGGGCACAGAATGTCAAATCCTGTACACAACAGGAGATGCAACTTGGAAGAAAACCACATCTTGGGTTTTACTCCTACTCCAGATCAAAAAGTATTCCCCCCAGACATACAACTGAGTATCCACAATAAAATACAGCTGCCTTTGTGATGTTTACTGTAAGACAActggagacaaagaaaaaaaacaaagcaatgtgGAGGAAGAGGACAAAGAGAATGTGGTATACGTGTCCTCTCAGTGAAACATCCTTGAGCTGATGGGCACCAAGCCATGGGAAAGATGAACAAGATGATGCTGCTTGCTAGCAGCATTGGAGTCTGTATCTTTCATCTCCAcaaagaaacaatattttttctgatacaGCACAAGATTTTGTGCTAGCTTGGTTTTGAGGTGTGAGAGGAGATTAAGTTGTTTGTTTCTAAACATTCTAAAGCTTCAGAAAGATTTTGCACCGTGGATATGAAACCATACATCCAATAAAATTTCTGAGCAAGGAAAACATAAAGGAACATGGACAATTTTGTCAGAGGAACAAGAACTGCATGTTCCCAACACAGAGGGCAAGAACACTACAGAGATTACCTCACTAACAAAGCTAACTTGGAAGAGATAAGAAAATGCCCAGAAGTATGAGAATAATCATAGACATTCTGTTCATAGAAGCCAAAGAATGTTCACATACAAACCCATCACACTTATTTAAGAAGTGACAGCTGATATGGGAAATGAAGTAGATACACAGCAAGCAGAATAATAATGATAACAGAAGCCTTCCTCTACAATGTGTATCTAGAAATAACCACACCATGGAAGAATACAATCACCTTAAGGTACCTGCaactgaacaaaacagaaactttGCTCCTATTAATAACAGTAGATTATTTGAATCTACAGTTACTGTTCATGTATGTATTCTTACCACACAATAAATGTCAATTTAGGAGAATTCACCAATGTCTTCTGCCTCTGCTTATATGGGTAAAATAAGGCCTATcctctggaaaaatatttataggaaTTTCTTTTCACCTTAACTAACCTTTGAGAAGGTTGATGGTGTtttgggagagagaaaaattggAGAAgttgccttctttttcttcttctgtcagCTCCTAAGAggataaaacaaagaaaaaaaaagagatgagaaaataaCACACCTTACAtaagcacaaaataaaagctgtgcATTTGCTTCACCACCATAATTTTACCAGATATCTCCTTACTGtttcaagtaaaagaaaatccttGTGATGCAGGTActacacaaacaaaaacctcatcACAGcataaagagaaaacagaatacAAACACCCCGTATTAAAAGGCAAGATATAGTGACACAGTCTGCATCTCTCCATGCAACAGATTTCCTACAAGTGCATCTTGGTTTTACATCAGCCTTGAGTAAAGGCTCCCAAAGGTCTTCCCACTTTTACCTACAACTTGTTCAAAACCTTGACTAACACCTCACCTCTAATTCAGATATATCCACACCACCTTTTAAGGCACATggcaaacaaaaaggaaaaagtgccCTGCCACTGCGAACTAACCACATCATGCACATATGCTTGGCAagtcaggaaaggaaaactaCTTGTTAAAAATCTCAACTGAAGTCCACTGAAAtaattagaaaacattttcacagcaCAATGTACTAGGTGTCACAGTTCACTGTGTAATGCAGGAACTGCCCTCTAAATCACACATACTCACTTTACCACAGAAACAGCTTCTTAACTTTGCACACCAATAAACACTTAAACCTCACAATTTAGCTTCTAATTCAAAGATCCAAATGATCACATCACTACACCCAATGTACAAAAAACCACTCTCTTGATTCACAGTTCCACCTTAAACACAAGAAAGAACACCACCAACAGAAGGCCCTACACAGAGGAAGGCAAGATGAGGGGCCCAATTGCAGGCATGTGTGTGGCCAAGGGTGAAATATGAACAAGAAGGGGGGACTAATGAGGATAAGGGGGGAAATAATGAGGATAACCTTGCCCTTTCCTTACAGGACAACTTGCCAAATACTTCTTCAAAGGGCCAGCCAGCAGAGAAAGCACTCTCACAGTACACAGCAGTGAACATTTCTGGGACTGTGCCTCATTATGCAGTAGGGAGGACTCAGATCAAGCTGCTACACGATGACAAGCTAGCAAAGGGAAAGTGCCTTCTCCTAGCCAGCCTCCTCCACTGCAGGATACACTTGCTCCACACGGTTTGGCATTCACCACGAGGGAAAAGCACATGGAGAGACAGCCAACACGTGTGGGTGCATGCACTGCCAAGCTTCACTCAATCACCTGGAGCTTGGGCGGAACCGGACGTGATGCTGGGTGCCCCTCAGTGCTGTAAATCCCCCAGGAACAGCAACAAATGCTGCCTACGACAGCAACCTTACACTGCCACAGACCAAGCCCCCACACAGCACCTAACAGGAGTCATTAAGCCCACTCATTACCAGTAGAACTTTAATTCAGCATGACAAGGGCTCTGCAGACAGAGCATCACTCTACCTCCGCATCGCTGTCCTGTTCTCCATCAGCCGCGTCCCCGGACGCGCTCCGGGCTGCCAGGGATGTCACGCCGTTGCTTACGGCAGAGGATGCTTTCACCGTGTGCTCGGAGACGCTGCTCTCTTCAGCCAGGGCGTTGCTCTCCTCCCTGgttctttttgtcttcttggGCAGCGGGGGCTCAAGATCACAGTCGCCCAGCTCGCTCTCCTCGGGCTGGGCCTGCTCGCCCTCGGCATTACCGCACCGCTTCACTTTCTCCGGCCGCTTTAGCTTCTTCTCATGAGTCTCCTCCTGCCGAAGTACCGGGAGTGTTACAAGGAGAATGCCCTCCGCCGCCTTTATCCGACTTTAAGGCCTGAAGCCCCACGCCGGGGTTCCCCCGCCATCCCCCCAAGCCCGCGGCGGGTCCAGGCCGACCTGCACAAAATGGCCGCCCCCGCGCGGCACGTGGGGCCCGGCCGCCCGCTCCTGTTCCCACCTTCGTCTTCCTCCGGCGTCCGTGGCGGAGCAACTCGGTGCCCGCCGGCGCTTGCGGCTCAGCGGGGCTGGCGTCGGGCATGGCGTCGGCCTGCTCCCCGGAGAGGTGCGCGGTGGCCCTACAGCTCGTCTCGCAGAGGAGACCCCCGGATCCTCGCCCCGCCCCGGCTCGCAGGAAGTGAGGCgctgagctcagagcagccGGCGGGCGGGACGGGACGCGGGGCAGAGCCCCCGccgccagcagcagcagcgggcCTGCTCCGCCGCCGCACAGCCAGCCCAGCCGCCGCCGATCGCTGACGGGGGCCGCCGCCCGGGCCGTGGGGAAGCCAAGCCGCGCCGCGCGGCCCCACACACCGCCCATGAAGCCGCTGCGACCCTGGCCGAGGCCGGCCAAGCGCAGCCCGACTCGACCCACCCCTTCCGCTGGCTCTGCCCCGTCGGTCCCTTCCTCCGGCTTCCCCCGTGCCCGTGGCGCCGTGCGCCGGGTCCTGACGTTGGCACCGCCTCCTACTCCCCTCACTGGGCTCCCGCGGCTGCGCTTCAAGCGCCGTCAGGCGGGATGCTGCGTCCCTCTCAGCTGTACCGGCACGGTACCATATGGAGCCATGCTGGGACGTACCGCCTCTGTCACTTCACATCGTCTGTCAGCAGCCCTGGCTAACCGGGGAGATCCCTGTTGCCGGGAGCTGAGCGACTGTGCCTGCCAGCTACAAGGAGGGCTGGGTTAGGGTCCCGCCAGCCAGACCTCGGTGCCGGGAAGGTGATGAGCCCGGCAACCCGGCTGTTGGAATGGGTTGATGAAAGGCAGATCCTGCTTGacaaacctgatctccttctgtGGCAAGGGGGCCTGATTAGCGGATGAGGGAAAAACAGTGCTTTTTCCCTACCGAGACTTTGCTACCGCCTTTGACGCCATTTCCCACAGCTTTTTTCTGGAGCAACTGCTCATGCTTTGGACAACTGCACTCTTCCCGGGGTAAAAACTGTCTGGATTGACACTGTCTGGAAGACTGGGTAAAAACTGCCAGGAAgagtggagaaaaggaggctaaAGGGAGCCCGGGTTGCACTCTGCAATTCCCTGAAAAGTCAATCTCTTCTCCCAGTAGCAAACAACAGAAGAGGAAACAGTCTCAAGTTTTGTCAGCCcaggtttagattggatattaagaaCAATTTTTTCACCAGAAGAGCTGCCGGGCACCAGAATGGActtgcccagggcagtggtggagtcagcaTCCATGGAAGGATTTAAAAGCTGCATAGAGGTGGTGCTGAGGCACATGGTTTAGCAGTGAATGTGGCAGTGCGGGGTCAACAGTTGGAAAAGCCATTaagatgatcaagtccaacaaaaaacattctatgattcctcaACAAACATACTTTTAAAACCATCTAGCAGAATATGAActtgtaaaataatattttattttttggaaaatgTACAGGTTTGACCAGCAGTTAAGATCTATCTATTATACAGTGAGCCAGGCTAGTTTTGATTGCAACAGACATATCCTGGAATAAAGATTTAGGTCTTATAGTTGAAATGGTGatacaagaaagaaaggaaatagtaagttttatttttcttgattttttttaaatgaaaagcatcttttttatGACCAAAGTagtactgagaaaaaaaattaaatctgaatgACAGATTTGTTTCAAAGTGGTACAAACACAGGAACAGCCTATTTTAATGTCATATAAAATACTGCagtcctctttttttcccacttctgGATTGCTGGAATTAACGATCAAATGCTCTGTCAAAGCTTCGCTTCTGTCCTCTCCCTCTGAATCTGTTTCTACCAGAGTTACCACGCCGCCCATTCCTGAAGCTTGAGAAGCTTCGGCCATTTCCTCcgcctccgcctcctcctcctcctcctcctcctcctcctcctctctgagATTCTACTAATTCAGGTAGTTCAGTTGCCACACACAAACGCCATTGTTTTGAATCTTCCCATCTTGCCTGTTCAAATAAAATCCAACAAATTAAATTCTGGGAGTCAAAATACAAGTTATTTCATAACTCCTATATTTGCTCAACTACGAAAAGGCAAAATCCTAAGCTAACAAAGGGGATTCAAGTTTCTAGCTGAAGTGTTTAATACTGgtttcaaaattttaaacatAAGAGCTACAAATGTCTGAATACAACTCAGATACTATAGAACAGGATGGAAACCCACCTTAAAGCTTTACAGAGCAGCCTCATCAGGCAACTCTTTCCCCACCTTTCCTTCATTAGGAATACCACTGTAATTAGTACTGTTCACAAATCCACACCCACCTCTCCATTTCCCCCTAGTCTAGAAATAAACACTGTTTCAAGATTTATCCTAAATCATCACTTAGGATGAATGCCAGGGCATAAGGATATGGAGATGAAACAACTGAAATACCTGGAGACTGGGAATCGAGGGAATTTGGCATGAGAATACTAATTCTGCCATGCAAAAACCTGGAATTCACTTCTCTGGGGAGAGAACTCTGTGTGAGAAGAGTGGGGGTCATAGAAGAGAACAAAAGAGGATCTTACAATGTAATGGAGTTCGTTGCCTACAAAGATTGATCCAGCAGCAGTAAAAAGCAGTGGATTGTTCCCACCACTCCTCTCAGAACTCAAGTCTCAAGCTAGATTTTTGGAGACAAGGGGAATACTTTAGGACAGGTATTCTTGTTCTGCTCTTCAGTTCCTTCAAAGCCACTACTTTTGCTATTAGGAAATGCAGGATGCAGGCTACACATTTGCTGCCTAACCCAGTCCAGTCAGCTTCATCTACAGTCTGCTGTAACCATAAATTTCAATGAACTTACCTCTATTTCCTTTTGGGCTGCTGCAGGAATATCAAAGCACACACCCTAAAATAAGACAATAACTTCAATGGAGACAAGTCTAGCTTTTTAATTGACAGCAACTGTACAGAGCCTACCAATCTATGAATTAGAACACATGGTTTTACAAGAGTTTTTTTCTAATAGAGACATATGATACTTTGAAATCTTCAAATGCTGAGAGAGTTGCATTAATATTTCTCAAAACAGTAATACCTGCACTTCCTTAATGCTTTCCTcacatacatatacatttttctttcctctacaGAGCCAGTAGTTTCAATTCACATTTTCTTGCGCTTTAACAATAAGCTTATAAACATTTCCATCCTAAACTGTGGTCTGTTGGCTTCCATATTATTtcataaattcttttaaatcagaaatCTTAAACTATACTAAGAAAAGTATATACCATATAAACTGAGTATTTAGGTTCAGTCTGAAAATCTGAAGTTAACCTACCTGAACCATTAAGTACAATACAAAAGCTGCTTGTTAAAATGCTATTCTTTGTCTGAATGAGTGATCTAGATATTGAGAACTACAAATCTGATGTAGGGAAAACCATTCATAGATCGTGTTCTGCACATCTAATGCAGAACAATATTGTGAGCTGAGACAGAGGCAAGCACAGTAAAACAAATCTTAACAATCAGCATCAAATAACCATGCACAAAGGACTCAttaacagcaaaaatatttcactgacaCAAAGTGTCCTCACAAGTCAAATTTAAAGCCAAGAAACTTTGTGAACTCCATGTAAAATTCAGAGCAAGACATGCAGTTTAAATTTTTACCCAAAGACCCAATGTAGATGAGAATAtagtgtaagaaaaaaaccaaacaaacaaacaggggaaaaaagagcatCCACCACCCCCTGACTATTGCTGAGAAAAAGCTACAAATAGAAGAGTTctgaaggaaaggcaaaaaaaaagcttaccATTTTTCCCTTGAGGAAACACATTCTGTTCACCTTCCTATCAACATCATCACCCAACAGCTCTCGCAGTCTTCGCCAAGCGTAGCTCATGTTGTTTATTTCTTCAGAGCAGTGCAGGATCATTGTAACAAATCCCTAAAGAGCAAAAAATTGGGCATGCTCCATTCAACCACAGCAATAAGCTTCAGCACTTCTTCTATCAGATATGAGAAATCTGCTAATTGACAGCTTATAGACTAAGTCTTCAAGTGAATACTGTTATGGGAAAGCAAGCATTTTGTAGCCACTATGTTCTTCCTTTTAACTGAATCAGTAGTCCCTAGAAGCTTAAGTATAATTCCCATAAACAAAATCATAAGGAGACAAATTTTGTGTATAAACAATGCAGAAGTGTGTTGCTTTTTTCCAGATTCAAGACAAGTGTTAAGCCATATACCCTTACCGCATCTGAGTTCAGCAAGGAGCGCTGCTCAATGGAGGTTGCACCTGAAATATGGGCAagagctgcagccagagcaTTAACTGGTCCCTTTTCTTGTATTAGGAACTTAGCAGATTCTTTGAAATACTCAATAGCAGTTTGAGGAACAGAATCCAGACACCtatataattaaaacaaaaaagaaaataaatttatacgCAAGTATTTTCTAGGCTCcagaatagaaatagaaaagtCCAAGACATCAGTAGTGATCAGTTCGAAGAGCTCAGCGAGACAGCGGTGGGCAATCCAAAGAGCCCTTCTGAACTAGGAAGAGAGGGTTTGTGTCACCAAACACACCTGATGGCATCTTTGCTGGAAGCCTTTATTATATCTGTTGCAGTAGGAACACCAACACGCTTGAATGTAATGCCCtgaaatttcaaaagcaaaatatagaTGAAAGTTGCAGACCATAAATAATTCAGCTGTAAAGAAACAGTACTGGAGTCTAATGAAACAAGCATTTAAATCTATCATTCTTCTTTTCACTTTAAGTCCCAACTTTTGCTAGTGAAAACTATTAAGGTAAAGCTTACAGAGAAAAGGGTAACACTTACTCAGATTTAAGTGCAAGTTTTATGTATCAAGACTAAACCATGTCATTACAACTGCATTTCTTAACTGGTGAGAAAACCACCATAAGGGACAGAACACAAAGTGCAAAAATGGAGGTAGTTCTCAGTAAAGCTATACATACACAAATTACTGATCAGAGGATAAGCCAGGATGATCACTAAAAATCCTGCtagcttttttatttccacaggtACAATCTTACTGGCATTTGCTGAAAACGCAAGTGTATGAGAATCTGCAGCACACTCTCAGTTCTACAGTACTTGTGAGTGTACCTGAACTCCACAAGGTAACTGAACCTCAACTGGTTGCTTTATAAACTATATTCTGTAATCATCTACTGAACAAAACATGGAGATTTTGCATGCTACTCTTAACACGTTACACTTGAGTGCTTGTGATCAGAAGAAAACTATACCGCTTTTTGTTCCACATATCTCAACTGGTGCTCTTCTTTTCGCTGATAAAAACAGATGCAGATCCCAGTCCGGCCGGCCCGACCTGTGCGTCCAGAACGGTGGATATAGGACTCCACATCCTTCAAAACGAATAGCCTTATCAATTTTGTAATCTATTGTAATTTAATCAACTCATTGCATTCACATAACAGAAGAAGCTATTAGAGTTAATCCTGAATAATACACATTAACTGCATACGAGAATTAAATTTAGAAACGTTGTTTCACTTAAGTAACTTCTTTAACTCTCTAAAATCGTGGTTTGAAAGCCAGAACCATAACCATGGGTCAACTAAGTCTTGTTTTTGGCATCTCCCGTGGAGAATATGAGAGAACATCAAGGGTGAAGATGTCTGTAACAAACCCATTCACCCTCCTGCATATCAACTTAAGCATGGTCACTGAGATAATAATAGCaaattcactgaaaaattatcttgtttcttttaaacacCATTAACTCTGCCAGAATTCTCAGTATTTGGGCCTTCTCCTCATACATGCACCTACTTAGTGAATCACTCTCAGAAGGCAAAGAGCTTTTCTTCACTTCCTGCTGTTACCAGACTTGCACTTATACTTGCATACTTCCAGACTTGCACCATACAGGGGCTTGAAGGAAGAGGCTTTCAACAGACTTAGAAGAAGGCATTTTAAGGAGACCATCTGTAAACACACTAGGCACTGCTGCTCTTTGAAAAAGTCCTCCAAGAAACTACTTTTATATATCAGGACATTTCTTATCCTGAAGTGGAATGATATGCTCCGAGTGGCGAATACCATCACCTGGATAGCATTTACTACTTGAAAACACAACTACAGATTATTACAAAACTCCCAACATAATCATCTCCTACCTTTGGTGGTGAGCTCTGTACAACCAGGTCTACTTCAGGGATATCTAAACCACGTGCAGCTACATTGGTGGCAACCAGAACTTTAAAAGAACCATTTCTAAAACCTTTCAGAGTGATCTCTCTTTGCTTCTGAGGGATGTCACCATGCAATGACTGGCAgtcctgaaaaacaggattattATAAGACTGTACCATAATCCCAAACAGTGCTCCACTTTATGGTCAGTACAGTATCTTGGTATTTCATAGATATCATATGACAAGATACAGAAACCTGAATTACCCGAGTTTACTTTTTAGGTGTCTTATGATGTTTGCTTCTACTCATGTACCTCAAAGACCTTTAACAAAGGTAGGGAAACAGAATCACAACATGTGTCTTATCTCCATTTCTAGTTACTATGACCTATTAAAACAATTATGCCCTAAACTTgccatatataaatataaaaaatgggTTTTCCTCCACATTACACCACTTGCCTGTAGATGGCTACCCTTTTTTCCACAAGTGAAGAGAATGACTTGGAAAAATACTAACACAATGCTAGGGTCAACACAgacttaaaaattcttttttagaCAGTTTTGGATTAATATCAGTTGGTAAGATACATATTTGCTAGTTGGTATTAACAtgctaaaaaagaaatatctagAGAGATATCGTTCTCTTGCCTGCCAAGATCAGAGTTCTGCATTGCCTACACAAGACTTAGTATCACTAAGATCCCCACTAACACAGGATAAGGCTCCACAGTGGAGAAACACTCCTGAACACAGCTGTGGCAGATTAAAAAGCTTCTCCTTTCCCTAGGAATATGGTTCTACACTGCTTTCCTGACACAACCCACCTCCTCAGTGAAAACCCTTAAGAGAAAAAGTTGCTGTGACACTACCACCAAAACAATATCGTTGAGTGTCAGCGTCACTACACATCACAAACACTGCACAACTACATCAATAAGTTATTTTCCCTCAGTGCCAGAGTTCACTGTAACAAAAAGCTCATGAATACACCAAAGCTCATTCATAAGAGATGGCAGACTGAATTCCTCCTGCTTATGGATCTTCAAGCTCTTCATAAGAGCTAAATAAACATCTTAATGACATAACAGATATGGCCTCTGGTACATGACAGCTCTAAACCCTGATAGCTCCCCCCTCAACAGCAGTAATTAATGTCCGCATCACAGTCCAGTAACTGATACTCCATTACTATAACCTGTTGCCCTAGCTGTTCTCTAAATCCACAATTTTTTAATCCAAGACAGTcctgcctgcaaaaaaaaaatcacaactgcTTCATTTAACGTCAATGAGAATTCTTTCTTACGGAAAAGATCCCAGTTAGGGCAGCCCAGTCGTGAAGACCATAAAAAAGTGCTGTAAAGTTGCAAccagtctgggtttttttaaaggtactTCTTGGCAGTTTTAAAACTACCTGACCACCAGCAAAAATCTGCATTGTCCACTTTTACAGCCTCTTTTTAAGTAGGCCTGGTATCAACATAGGGTTGACATATCTGACAAGTTCTGTTACTTAATACAGGTGGTAAGATACCTGTTTGATTGAAGCATTCAGAGCCAGTTCATTTGCCTCCTTTTTGGTCTCACAGAAGATGATGGTCCTCCCGTGGCTGCCACTGTAGACCTGAATGACATCTCCAATGACTGCAGCTCTCTGAGACCAGTGGCACTCTATTGCCagatgctacagaaaaaaaaaaagcagtgtataGCTTATGTAAaagattcacagaatcacagaaagttaggggtttGAAGAGACCACAAAAGACCAAGTCCAaacccctgccagagcagggtcacctacaggaggacacatccaggtgggttttgaatgtctccagagaaggagactccacaaattccctgggcaacctgttccagttccctgtcagtgaaaaaatatttcctcgTATTTGTATGGAACCTCCTAAGCTCAAGTTTATATCCATTGCCTCTGATCATTGAGATCCTATCACTGAGATAGGATCATaattgagaagagcctggcaccatcctcctggctctctctcCTTACAAATTTATCAACATTAatgattcttttaaaatacatttgaaacTGCAAAATCCATAAATAATGAAGAGTTATACAGTTTCCAAATAGGCAAAATATGGAAACTCATATTCCTGGAACGTGCAAAATCTGAAATGTTCTTATGTCCACCGTGATTAACCTAACATTGACTAAAATAATTCCAATAAGAGGAATGAAGAGATGACAAtctaatcaatttttaaagcaaggaaaaaaacctttagaTGTTATACCATTTCTCTGGAGGACAGTCAGGGGTGCAAGACTTCATCACAGTTTTATCAACTGAAGTTTTATGTCAGCTAAAGTGGAACAATTAGTatgttaaaagctttttttcaagCATAAGATTAACATTCTTTCAATCCCACTGATACAATCACGATGTGTCAAATTGATCTGTCAAAGTAATGGCTAAGCAGTGCTAAAACCAAAGCCATGGTTTATTTTGTCAAGTAAGGATGATCAGCTCAGGCTTCCAGCATCTATGTATTGTGTTCCTTACCATGGTATTTGCTGCATAGCAAGCAAAGGCCTAGGTGAGGCCTGATACCAACAGAAGCTtgaaaaaacctgcagaattTTACTGTGATGTGATTTCAAATAGCCAGGTTGATGTCCATGTA
This window contains:
- the LOC139798430 gene encoding nucleolar RNA helicase 2-like, producing MPEATRFSASSGAESDSDCPMETEAAIETTRRRRKKEKKEKKSKRHEKPRRRKTPVDESEQSEDEVDSPKPKKTKSGVKQNGYTREESPENTRLSSLKTKSTHKKHHHNSSETSSGGGEDSEQEQEMTEEQKEGAFSNFPISKGTVQLLQARGVTYLFPVQVKTFDPVYSGKDVIAQARTGTGKTFSFAIPLIEKLQGDSQERKRGRSPKVLVLCPTRELANQVAKDFKDITRKLTVACFYGGTPYNGQIDLMRSGIDILVGTPGRIKDHLQNGKLDLTKVKHVVLDEVDQMLDMGFAEQVEDILRVAYKKDSEDNPQTLLFSATCPHWVYDVAKKYMKSKYEQIDLIGKRTQKAATTVEHLAIECHWSQRAAVIGDVIQVYSGSHGRTIIFCETKKEANELALNASIKQDCQSLHGDIPQKQREITLKGFRNGSFKVLVATNVAARGLDIPEVDLVVQSSPPKDVESYIHRSGRTGRAGRTGICICFYQRKEEHQLRYVEQKAGITFKRVGVPTATDIIKASSKDAIRCLDSVPQTAIEYFKESAKFLIQEKGPVNALAAALAHISGATSIEQRSLLNSDAGFVTMILHCSEEINNMSYAWRRLRELLGDDVDRKVNRMCFLKGKMGVCFDIPAAAQKEIEARWEDSKQWRLCVATELPELVESQRGGGGGGGGGGGGGGGNGRSFSSFRNGRRGNSGRNRFRGRGQKRSFDRAFDR